Proteins found in one Mangifera indica cultivar Alphonso chromosome 15, CATAS_Mindica_2.1, whole genome shotgun sequence genomic segment:
- the LOC123197769 gene encoding uncharacterized protein LOC123197769 — translation MERYLLENFDVRPEHLSAEVLERWRNQCGIIKNPKRRFRFTANPSKRYKVDAMPQGTQDLRSESELQGLRCSESELQCWSFESELQSRSESKSQVLRWSESELQGLRWSESESQGWWFESESPGLRSKYESQGRRFLSVFFLVMEAISVVLDVYGKSNKNFLPGIWT, via the exons ATGGAGAGATATTTGCtagaaaattttgatgttaGACCGGAACATTTGTCCGCCGAGGTGCTGGAGAGATGGAGAAATCAATGTGGAATCATCAAAAATCCCAAACGGAGGTTTCGATTCACTGCCAACCCCTCCAAACGTTACAAGGTGGATGCTATGCCCCAAGGCACTCAG GATTTGAGGTCTGAATCTGAATTACAGGGTTTGAGGTGTTCGGAATCTGAATTACAGTGTTGGTCGTTTGAATCTGAATTACAGTCCAGGTCTGAATCTAAATCACAGGTTTTGAGGTGGTCTGAATCTGAATTACAGGGTTTGAGGTGGTCTGAATCTGAATCACAGGGTTGGTGGTTTGAATCCGAATCACCTGGTTTGCGGTCTAAATATGAATCACAGGGTCGGAGGTTTCTTTCTGTGTTTTTCCTTGTCATGGAGGCAATATCAGTAGTGTTGGATGTATATGGAAAAAGCAATAAGAATTTTCTTCCCGGCATATGGACATAG
- the LOC123197766 gene encoding disease resistance protein RPS6-like — protein sequence MAASSSLTTRFEHDVYLSFRDEDVRHFIDRLNEALLDDKIKIFIDDKLVRGEETLHAIEKSKISVVVFSENYASSKSFLEELEKILGCRRLYGQVVIPVYYHVDPVDVKNQTGSFGHGFSRVEERYKENPERLTRWRDALKEAANISGFSADAIRPDDGLVEDIVEDILEKLPDISPEYEQVEEVKMPAVVGLSADFIVEADDLEGLRWSESELQGLRWSESESQGWWFESESHDLWSKYESQGWRFLSVFFLVMEAISVVLDEYGKSNKNFLLAAFVLSAFGFIITIYAFIRKRNTAAYKQRAERELAWVEVAFSVVQLVISFSQYILAVAKVKNSYSPSLFPLVFALVVVVFAFKKKQISHSQEQVLDP from the exons ATggctgcttcttcttctttaactaCTCGATTTGAGCATGATGTTTACCTTAGTTTTAGGGATGAAGATGTCCGCCATTTTATCGATCGCCTCAATGAAGCTTTGCTTGACGATAAGATTAAGATTTTCATCGATGATAAACTTGTTCGTGGAGAAGAAACTTTGCATGCTATTGAAAAATCAAAGATATCAGTTGTCGTTTTCTCGGAAAACTACGCTTCTTCTAAATCGTTTCTTGAAGAGCTTGAAAAGATTCTTGGATGCCGACGCTTATACGGCCAGGTAGTAATACCAGTATACTATCACGTAGATCCAGTTGATGTAAAGAATCAGACTGGGAGCTTTGGGCATGGATTTAGTCGGGTTGAAGAACGTTATAAGGAGAACCCAGAAAGATTAACAAGATGGAGAGATGCTTTGAAAGAAGCAGCAAATATTTCTGGCTTTTCTGCAGATGCTATTAG GCCCGACGACGGACTTGTAGAGGATATCGTTGAAGATATTTTGGAGAAATTGCCAGATATATCTCCTGAATATGAACAG GTAGAGGAAGTTAAAATGCCTGCTGTGGTCGGGCTTTCTGCCGATTTTATAGTCGAAGCAGATGATTTAGAGGGTTTGAGGTGGTCTGAATCTGAATTACAGGGTTTGAGGTGGTCTGAATCTGAATCACAGGGTTGGTGGTTTGAATCCGAATCACATGATTTGTGGTCTAAATATGAATCACAGGGTTGGAGGTTTCTTTCTGTGTTTTTCCTTGTCATGGAGGCAATATCAGTGGTGTTGGATGAATATGGAAAAAGCAACaagaattttcttcttgctgCATTTGTCTTGTCAGCCTTTGGTTTTATTATAACCATATATGCTTTTATCAGGAAAAGAAACACTGCAGCGTATAAACAAAGAGCTGAGAGGGAACTTGCGTGGGTGGAGGTTGCCTTCTCTGTGGTCCAATTAGTTATTTCATTCAGTCAATATATTTTAGCTGTTGCAAAAGTGAAGAACAGTTACAGCCCATCCCTTTTCCCGCTAGTATTTGCCCTTGTTGTTGTCGTGTTTGCTTTCAAGAAGAAGCAAATTTCGCATAGCCAG GAGCAGGTGCTTGATCCGTAA